From one Cardiobacteriaceae bacterium TAE3-ERU3 genomic stretch:
- a CDS encoding alkaline phosphatase: protein MRFSSLAIAISAALALHAQAATIYPLDRATILAGSKFDVKVEYDGQVNADDVQITVNGQPLQDALAGSYEFVESEDGQPVSSVWLRDASIKDAGEYTIEVKEGDKTSSVSWEVYANPEAPKVKNVIFFLGDGMSVANRTGARILSKGVAEGKANGKLAMDQMPYMAMIGTSSQDTIAADSANTMSAYMTGHKSAVNALGVYLSRSEDNLNHPRHETIGEMVRRIPGMKFGIVSDAEIEDATPAAVVAHTRRRADKDKIVGMIYNTQPDVVLGGGSAYFLPQSTPGSKRKDDINYVEKFQNQGYTVVTNNSELTSLPQDTTKLLGLFHTGNMDGIYDRAFAENDVTKNFPDQPDLTTMTQTALDILSKDNDEGFFLMVESALIDKASHPLDWERSFMNTIMLDKSVEIAQKFAEEHPDTMIIVTADHTHGIGIVGTVDDDKEGEMRDKVGTYNEAGYPNYTDENGDGYPDKLDVSKRLAVFYNNFPDHYETYRPKLDGTFVPAIKDENGNYIANEQYKDVEGAQLRIGNLPHNASTGVHAVDDVILTAQGPGAEAFHGYMENSDAFKVMADALSLSSRLQDEPTQRPDDAVDFSPENTAK, encoded by the coding sequence ATGCGTTTTTCTTCACTGGCGATTGCCATTTCTGCGGCACTGGCTTTGCATGCACAAGCAGCAACCATTTATCCGCTTGACCGCGCAACTATCCTTGCCGGCTCAAAATTTGACGTTAAGGTCGAGTACGATGGTCAGGTTAATGCTGATGATGTACAGATTACTGTCAACGGCCAACCATTGCAGGATGCTCTAGCTGGCAGCTATGAATTTGTTGAAAGTGAAGACGGCCAGCCGGTATCGTCTGTTTGGCTGCGTGATGCAAGCATAAAAGATGCGGGTGAATACACCATTGAAGTCAAAGAAGGCGACAAGACCAGCAGTGTATCTTGGGAAGTGTATGCCAACCCTGAAGCACCGAAGGTTAAAAACGTGATTTTCTTCCTCGGTGACGGCATGAGTGTCGCGAACCGCACTGGCGCACGTATTCTTTCCAAGGGCGTTGCTGAAGGTAAAGCCAACGGCAAGCTGGCTATGGATCAAATGCCATACATGGCGATGATCGGCACGTCTTCACAAGACACCATCGCTGCTGACTCAGCGAACACCATGAGCGCGTATATGACTGGTCATAAATCAGCAGTTAACGCACTGGGCGTATATCTGAGCCGCTCAGAAGACAACCTCAATCACCCACGCCATGAAACCATTGGCGAAATGGTACGCCGTATTCCCGGTATGAAATTCGGTATCGTCTCTGATGCAGAAATTGAAGATGCGACCCCTGCTGCGGTTGTCGCACACACCCGTCGTCGCGCTGATAAAGACAAAATCGTCGGCATGATTTACAACACCCAGCCTGACGTTGTGCTCGGCGGCGGTTCAGCATACTTCCTGCCGCAAAGCACCCCCGGCTCAAAGCGCAAAGATGACATCAACTATGTCGAGAAGTTCCAAAATCAGGGCTATACCGTCGTCACCAACAACAGCGAACTGACCAGCTTGCCGCAAGACACCACCAAGCTGCTCGGCCTGTTCCACACCGGAAATATGGACGGTATCTACGACCGTGCCTTTGCTGAGAATGATGTCACCAAAAACTTCCCTGACCAGCCTGATCTCACTACCATGACCCAAACTGCACTCGACATTCTTTCTAAAGACAATGACGAAGGCTTCTTCCTGATGGTTGAATCAGCGCTGATCGATAAGGCATCACACCCGCTCGATTGGGAACGCTCGTTCATGAACACCATCATGCTCGACAAGTCGGTTGAAATCGCGCAGAAATTTGCCGAAGAGCATCCGGATACAATGATTATCGTCACCGCTGACCATACCCACGGTATTGGCATCGTCGGTACGGTTGATGATGACAAAGAAGGCGAAATGCGCGACAAAGTCGGTACATACAATGAAGCCGGCTACCCGAACTATACCGATGAAAACGGCGACGGCTACCCAGACAAGCTCGACGTAAGCAAGCGCCTCGCGGTGTTCTACAACAACTTCCCTGACCACTACGAAACCTACCGTCCGAAACTCGATGGCACATTCGTTCCTGCGATCAAGGATGAAAACGGTAACTACATTGCCAACGAACAGTACAAAGACGTTGAAGGCGCACAGCTGCGCATCGGTAACTTGCCACACAATGCCAGCACCGGTGTACACGCGGTTGACGACGTTATCCTGACTGCACAAGGCCCTGGCGCAGAAGCATTCCACGGCTACATGGAAAACAGCGATGCGTTCAAGGTCATGGCTGATGCACTGTCGCTCTCCAGCCGCTTGCAGGACGAGCCAACCCAGCGCCCTGATGATGCTGTTGATTTCTCACCTGAAAACACAGCCAAGTAA
- a CDS encoding DUF1007 family protein, whose translation MKKIFFVFSFLIAAPLWAHPHVWIDVDVSPQTDSNGNITALHERWVFDPLYAQMLLESILVERDAATQEQLWVHLQDDIRENLGKEHYYTFPHQQFGEAQDGKLINENGELYFDVTVPLEEPAKTLQYQIYEPEYFVEILHSPDQSKTFDNGCTLNIVPADPDPEKYEQAAALDRNQKGEDNLGHYFAETGVITCP comes from the coding sequence ATGAAAAAAATCTTCTTTGTTTTTTCCTTCTTAATTGCCGCACCTCTGTGGGCGCATCCGCATGTGTGGATTGATGTGGATGTCAGCCCGCAAACGGACAGCAATGGCAATATTACCGCGCTGCACGAACGCTGGGTATTTGATCCGTTGTATGCACAGATGCTACTTGAATCAATTTTGGTTGAGCGCGATGCAGCTACACAGGAACAGTTATGGGTACACCTGCAAGACGACATCCGAGAAAACCTTGGTAAAGAACACTATTACACCTTTCCGCACCAGCAGTTTGGCGAAGCGCAGGATGGCAAGCTGATTAACGAAAATGGCGAGCTGTATTTTGATGTGACTGTACCGCTAGAAGAGCCGGCTAAAACGCTGCAATATCAAATATATGAGCCGGAATATTTTGTCGAAATTCTGCATAGCCCTGACCAGAGCAAAACTTTTGACAATGGCTGTACGCTGAATATCGTTCCTGCTGATCCCGACCCTGAAAAATACGAGCAGGCTGCGGCGCTCGATCGTAACCAAAAAGGTGAGGACAATCTCGGCCACTATTTTGCGGAAACCGGAGTGATCACATGCCCGTAA
- a CDS encoding nickel/cobalt transporter, with the protein MPVSRKWLWLGIAAVVLLCVIFAADIHQLWRELLFYVQREQNSLRREITKSLSALRQGGDPAAWWGMVSLGFVYGVLHAVGPGHGKAVVSTFLLTQPSGYKSALGLAVGGALLQGVSAILWVSVTLGLMQWLIREAVGQVIWAERFSYTLIIVAGAYIVWRQWRRLRQPDAACGCGHDHHHNHSEHEHAHNHIAGEVQHCCSNEHHHECQHGSDDAENNHQHCDHYHHNHGEFEALPTSSRRTHLLAMLAIGARPCSGAILALAVAAGWGLWGVGIAMTFAMALGTAITVLSLALLTVFGRERLALSLSQGSTHWQKAFNILVIVGGLILVALGVVMLMASGGSNGALPRV; encoded by the coding sequence ATGCCCGTAAGCAGAAAATGGCTGTGGTTGGGCATAGCCGCCGTTGTGCTGTTGTGTGTGATTTTTGCCGCAGATATTCACCAGCTATGGCGTGAATTACTGTTTTATGTGCAGCGCGAGCAAAACAGCTTGCGCCGCGAGATCACCAAAAGCTTATCAGCATTGCGTCAAGGTGGTGATCCGGCAGCGTGGTGGGGAATGGTCAGCCTTGGTTTTGTCTATGGTGTATTGCACGCAGTCGGGCCAGGGCATGGGAAAGCAGTGGTCAGTACCTTTTTGCTTACCCAGCCGAGTGGCTATAAAAGTGCGTTGGGATTGGCGGTTGGTGGTGCATTGTTACAAGGCGTTAGTGCCATTCTTTGGGTCTCGGTGACGCTGGGCTTGATGCAGTGGTTAATCCGCGAAGCCGTCGGGCAAGTCATTTGGGCGGAGCGCTTTAGTTATACGCTGATCATTGTTGCTGGTGCGTATATCGTATGGCGGCAATGGCGGCGCCTGCGCCAACCCGATGCTGCTTGTGGTTGCGGGCATGATCATCACCACAATCATTCAGAACATGAACATGCCCACAATCATATAGCTGGTGAAGTGCAGCACTGCTGCTCTAATGAACATCATCACGAGTGCCAACACGGTAGTGATGATGCTGAAAATAACCATCAACATTGTGATCATTACCACCATAACCACGGCGAATTTGAAGCATTGCCAACGTCCTCGCGTCGTACGCACTTGCTCGCCATGCTGGCTATCGGTGCGCGCCCGTGTTCCGGCGCAATTCTTGCCTTGGCCGTTGCCGCTGGCTGGGGACTGTGGGGTGTTGGCATCGCGATGACCTTTGCCATGGCACTTGGTACCGCCATCACCGTACTCAGCCTTGCCTTGCTCACCGTATTTGGCCGCGAACGCCTCGCGTTGTCCTTGAGCCAAGGGAGTACGCATTGGCAAAAAGCTTTCAATATCCTCGTGATTGTCGGTGGACTGATATTGGTCGCATTGGGGGTTGTGATGCTGATGGCGAGTGGTGGTAGCAATGGTGCGTTGCCACGTGTGTAA
- a CDS encoding polysaccharide deacetylase family protein has product MQALLPYLRGEQHGKVVGLTFDDGYRNNLSVLPILQRYGFSATCYLVSDLIGKHNIWDEQKNIPFNPLMSTDEVRQWLAAGMSIGAHTRHHVDLRAMDDARAGEEIAGCKAQLEALFDVSVDDFCYPYGYYTPRDVSLVESAGYQTATTTRRSRTYVGEDKLLELPRVTINNNAYLHTFLLKILSGYEDKRGR; this is encoded by the coding sequence ATGCAAGCATTATTGCCATATTTACGTGGTGAGCAGCATGGCAAAGTGGTTGGGCTGACATTTGATGATGGCTACCGTAACAATTTGTCGGTCTTGCCGATTTTGCAGCGCTACGGCTTTAGTGCGACTTGTTATCTGGTGAGTGACTTGATCGGTAAACACAATATCTGGGACGAACAAAAAAATATCCCTTTTAATCCACTGATGAGCACTGATGAAGTACGGCAATGGTTGGCAGCGGGCATGAGTATTGGTGCACACACACGCCATCATGTTGATCTACGTGCAATGGATGATGCTCGGGCAGGTGAGGAAATTGCTGGTTGTAAGGCACAGCTTGAAGCGTTATTTGATGTATCGGTTGATGACTTCTGCTATCCATATGGCTATTACACGCCGCGCGATGTCTCGTTGGTTGAATCAGCCGGGTATCAGACGGCGACAACTACTCGCCGCAGCCGCACTTATGTTGGAGAAGATAAGTTACTCGAATTGCCGCGCGTGACGATCAATAATAATGCGTACTTGCATACATTTTTATTGAAAATCCTGAGCGGTTATGAGGATAAGCGCGGACGTTAG
- a CDS encoding TRAP transporter large permease subunit: MLVNSFKPTSPNAMLNCLMLLNGTFILTLLALWNRRLSWSGLREVLLDSARTNCMLFAIIIAALIFSNFVNRAGLPNALLGFISQAGLSPTMVILLIIAIYFVLGCMLESLSMLLLTVPLFFPIVAGLGFDLIWFGILVVVAIEISLITPPVGMNVFVLQGLLPDVRAGTIFRGIVPFLVADLLRILLIALIPALSLWLPTLLKSLDAG; the protein is encoded by the coding sequence ATGCTGGTAAATTCCTTCAAGCCGACTTCGCCAAATGCAATGTTGAATTGCTTGATGCTACTAAACGGTACTTTTATCCTAACTCTGCTCGCACTGTGGAATCGCCGCTTGAGCTGGTCGGGGCTGCGTGAGGTATTGCTTGATAGTGCGCGCACCAACTGTATGCTGTTTGCGATCATCATTGCGGCGCTGATTTTCTCCAATTTCGTCAACCGTGCCGGGTTACCTAATGCCTTACTTGGCTTTATTAGCCAGGCTGGATTGTCTCCAACTATGGTTATTTTGCTGATTATTGCGATCTATTTTGTGCTTGGCTGTATGCTGGAAAGCCTGTCGATGCTACTGCTTACCGTGCCATTATTTTTCCCGATTGTTGCAGGATTGGGCTTTGATTTGATATGGTTTGGTATTCTTGTAGTGGTGGCAATAGAAATCAGCTTGATCACCCCGCCGGTGGGGATGAATGTGTTTGTACTGCAAGGGCTGCTGCCGGATGTTCGCGCGGGAACGATCTTCCGCGGTATCGTGCCATTTTTGGTCGCCGACTTGCTACGCATTCTGCTGATTGCCTTGATACCGGCGCTTTCTCTATGGTTGCCAACGCTGCTTAAATCTCTGGATGCAGGATAG
- a CDS encoding MarR family transcriptional regulator — MTSQFTLGQFLPYRLNVLAMRSSEQLARIYGGQYGITIAQWRVLVWLRVRPGASAQFIADKTFMDKATTSRAINALVERGYVSREQDSNDQRRNILALTDEGATLLGHLLPQAQAWEAQLLDVLSNEECKQLKTIMAKLEQRLGDIIVRESLHSE, encoded by the coding sequence ATGACTTCTCAATTTACGCTGGGGCAGTTTCTGCCGTACCGGCTTAATGTACTTGCTATGCGTAGTAGCGAGCAGCTGGCGCGGATCTATGGTGGGCAATACGGCATCACCATTGCGCAGTGGCGGGTGTTGGTATGGCTTAGAGTACGGCCGGGTGCAAGTGCGCAATTTATTGCTGATAAAACCTTCATGGATAAAGCGACAACTTCACGAGCGATCAATGCGCTGGTTGAGCGTGGTTACGTCTCTCGGGAGCAGGACAGCAACGACCAACGGCGCAATATTCTCGCGCTGACTGATGAAGGTGCGACTTTGCTTGGGCATCTCCTGCCGCAAGCGCAAGCGTGGGAAGCGCAATTACTCGACGTACTCAGCAATGAAGAGTGTAAACAACTTAAGACAATTATGGCTAAACTCGAGCAGCGCCTTGGCGATATTATCGTCCGCGAGTCACTTCATTCAGAATAG
- the ipdC gene encoding indolepyruvate/phenylpyruvate decarboxylase codes for MNTQSNTLAEQLFAALKARGVAEIFGIPGDFALPMFKAIEEGGSLPCYYLSHEPAVGFAADAAARMRSKPSVAAVTYGAGGFNMVNPIAAAYAEKSPVIVLSGGPGDADKKTGLLVHHQAKDLDSQLEVYREVTCDQAILDDPKTAPALIARVLDNCLRYSRPVYLEIPRDKVFVECEAVPEPAEDLWPYHEEALQACAEAVLERLQKADRPLLMAGVEVRRFNLENEVAELAKRLDIPVATTLMARGLLSRHQDVALLGTYLGSGGDEDLRQRVEEADALFLLGVILTDNNFGLSGQRVDFRRVMHAVDGQCSMGYHHYPQIGLKPLLNKLLELVPERTAPSKERSLPVYPTGYSADNAAVAPSDVAKLINDHFAANEKMPIAADMGDCFFTTLDIESTDLVAPGFYATMGFGVPAGIGVQAADGRRPIIMVGDGAFQMTGWELLNAPRYGFNPIVLVFNNASWEMLRTFQPESKFNDLPVLNFAAIGESLGGKGHKADNREQLKAAFDAAVADESTFHMIDIKIEKETLSNTLSRFVAGIKEMRGS; via the coding sequence ATGAATACTCAATCCAATACTTTGGCCGAACAGTTATTTGCTGCGCTAAAGGCGCGTGGTGTGGCGGAAATTTTTGGGATCCCCGGTGATTTTGCACTACCGATGTTCAAGGCTATCGAGGAAGGTGGCTCACTGCCGTGTTATTACCTAAGCCATGAGCCTGCGGTTGGTTTTGCTGCTGATGCTGCGGCGCGGATGCGCAGTAAGCCATCCGTAGCAGCCGTCACCTATGGTGCGGGTGGTTTTAATATGGTTAACCCAATTGCCGCAGCGTATGCTGAAAAATCACCTGTTATCGTACTATCCGGTGGCCCTGGTGATGCGGATAAGAAGACCGGCTTACTGGTGCATCACCAAGCGAAAGATCTCGATTCACAGCTTGAAGTGTATCGTGAAGTGACTTGTGACCAGGCTATTCTGGATGATCCAAAAACTGCACCTGCATTAATTGCCCGTGTGCTTGATAATTGCCTGCGCTATTCGCGCCCGGTGTATCTTGAAATACCGCGCGACAAAGTATTCGTTGAATGCGAAGCAGTGCCTGAACCCGCTGAAGATTTGTGGCCATATCACGAAGAGGCCTTGCAAGCATGTGCTGAAGCTGTGCTTGAGCGCCTGCAAAAAGCTGATCGCCCATTGCTCATGGCTGGGGTCGAGGTACGCCGTTTTAATTTGGAAAATGAAGTGGCTGAACTTGCCAAGCGCCTTGATATTCCGGTCGCCACTACCTTGATGGCGCGTGGTTTGCTCTCACGCCATCAAGATGTTGCTTTACTCGGTACTTACCTTGGCTCCGGTGGTGATGAAGATTTGCGCCAGCGCGTCGAAGAAGCTGATGCATTGTTCCTGCTTGGCGTTATTTTGACCGACAACAATTTTGGCTTGTCCGGTCAGCGGGTTGATTTTCGCCGTGTGATGCACGCCGTCGATGGGCAATGCTCTATGGGTTATCATCACTACCCACAAATCGGGCTTAAGCCACTGCTCAACAAGCTGCTAGAACTTGTGCCAGAGCGCACTGCACCAAGCAAAGAGCGTAGCTTGCCCGTTTATCCGACCGGCTACAGTGCTGATAATGCGGCTGTCGCGCCAAGTGATGTGGCGAAGCTGATTAACGACCATTTTGCTGCTAATGAAAAAATGCCGATTGCAGCGGATATGGGGGACTGCTTCTTCACTACGCTTGATATTGAATCAACTGATCTGGTCGCGCCGGGCTTTTATGCGACGATGGGCTTTGGTGTGCCGGCGGGTATTGGTGTGCAAGCAGCGGACGGTCGTCGCCCGATCATTATGGTTGGTGATGGTGCTTTCCAGATGACCGGTTGGGAATTGCTCAATGCACCGCGCTATGGCTTCAATCCGATTGTTTTGGTGTTTAACAATGCCAGTTGGGAAATGCTGCGTACCTTCCAGCCAGAGTCGAAGTTCAATGACTTACCAGTACTTAATTTTGCGGCGATTGGCGAAAGCCTCGGCGGTAAAGGGCACAAGGCTGATAACCGCGAGCAGCTCAAAGCGGCATTCGATGCGGCGGTCGCAGATGAAAGCACTTTCCACATGATCGATATCAAAATCGAGAAAGAAACTCTATCCAATACTTTGTCCCGCTTTGTGGCTGGGATCAAGGAAATGCGAGGATCGTAA
- the glpK gene encoding glycerol kinase GlpK: MAKQFILAVDQGTTSSRSILFNQAGEPVAIAQKTFEQHYPKPGWIEHDAKEIWSSQVSVMTEVLAKAGVNSDAVAAIGITNQRETTIVWDRESGEPVHNAIVWQDRRTAKYCDSLKEEKAEWIRQKTGLIVDAYFSATKIKWILDNVDGARERAEKGELCFGTVDSWLIWQMTSGRTHVTDVSNASRTMLFNIHDMQWDDELLELFDIPKSMLPEVKSSSEIYGHTSKRYLSEEIPIAGIAGDQQAALFGQMCIKPGMVKNTYGTGCFILMNTGEEVVTSENNLLSTVAWQIDGKTTYALEGGVFVGGAAVQWLRDGLRLVRTSAAVNPLAEMEEDNGGVYFVPALTGLGAPYWDQYARGLMIGITRGTTDGHIARATLEGIAFQVYDIIKAMEADAGRETKELRVDGGASASDLLVQIQSDLFGAPIVRPKVLETTALGAAYLAGLAVGYWDNLEDIAEHWHEDKTFEPQLERERVEEMLHYWHKAVKLAQGWAEE; encoded by the coding sequence ATGGCCAAACAATTCATTCTAGCTGTTGATCAAGGCACCACTTCTTCACGTTCGATTCTGTTCAATCAGGCAGGTGAGCCGGTTGCCATTGCGCAAAAGACATTCGAACAGCACTATCCCAAGCCGGGCTGGATTGAGCATGATGCAAAAGAGATCTGGAGCTCTCAGGTATCTGTAATGACGGAGGTATTGGCAAAAGCAGGTGTGAATTCTGATGCAGTTGCTGCAATTGGCATTACCAATCAGCGTGAGACGACGATCGTGTGGGATCGCGAAAGTGGCGAGCCTGTGCACAATGCAATTGTGTGGCAGGATCGCCGTACCGCTAAATATTGCGATAGCCTCAAGGAAGAAAAAGCAGAATGGATTCGGCAGAAAACAGGCCTTATCGTCGATGCGTATTTTTCTGCGACCAAGATTAAGTGGATTCTCGATAACGTTGATGGCGCTCGTGAACGCGCTGAAAAAGGCGAACTGTGCTTTGGTACGGTTGATAGTTGGTTGATTTGGCAAATGACCAGCGGCAGAACGCACGTTACCGATGTATCAAATGCCAGCCGCACCATGTTGTTTAACATTCACGATATGCAGTGGGATGATGAGCTACTTGAGCTGTTCGATATTCCGAAATCAATGCTGCCGGAAGTGAAGTCATCGAGTGAAATCTATGGGCATACCTCGAAGCGTTATCTATCCGAGGAAATTCCGATTGCCGGTATTGCAGGTGATCAGCAGGCGGCACTATTTGGGCAGATGTGCATCAAGCCGGGCATGGTAAAAAATACTTACGGTACGGGTTGCTTTATTTTGATGAATACCGGCGAAGAAGTGGTAACGTCTGAAAATAACCTGCTTTCTACGGTGGCGTGGCAAATTGATGGCAAAACGACTTATGCGCTGGAAGGTGGCGTATTTGTTGGCGGTGCAGCAGTGCAATGGTTGCGCGATGGGCTGCGCTTGGTGCGTACGTCTGCGGCGGTTAATCCTCTCGCTGAAATGGAAGAAGACAATGGTGGGGTCTATTTTGTCCCCGCATTGACCGGCCTCGGTGCGCCATATTGGGATCAGTATGCGCGCGGACTGATGATCGGCATAACCCGTGGTACAACGGATGGGCATATTGCGCGTGCAACGCTGGAAGGTATAGCGTTCCAGGTCTATGACATTATCAAGGCGATGGAAGCAGATGCTGGGCGTGAGACTAAAGAATTACGCGTCGATGGTGGCGCGAGTGCCAGTGATCTTTTGGTGCAGATTCAGTCTGACTTGTTTGGTGCGCCAATTGTTCGCCCGAAAGTATTGGAAACCACGGCACTTGGTGCAGCATATCTTGCGGGCTTGGCAGTCGGCTATTGGGATAACCTCGAAGATATTGCCGAGCATTGGCATGAAGACAAAACCTTTGAGCCTCAGCTTGAGCGTGAGCGCGTTGAAGAAATGCTGCATTATTGGCATAAAGCGGTCAAGCTGGCGCAAGGTTGGGCAGAAGAATAG
- a CDS encoding glycine betaine/L-proline ABC transporter ATP-binding protein, with the protein MLNHEQSHEAKIRVSGLSKVFGDNPDTVLKLRDEGKGRSEILKQTGQTLGLTNINFEAHEGELLVIMGLSGSGKSTLIRCLNRLIEPTEGSIIINGTDVTKLGRKDLLEFRRTNFSMVFQNFALFPNRTVAENAEFGLEIRKMDKAERREKAYQALAQVGLQGWEESYPGQLSGGMQQRVGLARALANEADILLMDEAFSALDPLIRGDMQQELLELQRKMRKTIIFITHDLDEAINIGDRIVLLKDGAVMQIGTPEEILTRPANDYVARFVEGVNVTKVLTAEHVMRAPRIFARPGDGPRTALHKMNEFDHDSIYVFDEERRLRGLLSVEAAKRAIDDGVTDLSAYLSQDFPRTTAETPLQDVFGLFENQSYPVTVLDDEQKVRGVITKGAVLAKLAETGEAA; encoded by the coding sequence ATGCTTAATCATGAACAGAGTCATGAGGCGAAAATCCGTGTCTCGGGCTTAAGTAAGGTGTTTGGGGATAACCCCGATACGGTACTGAAGCTGCGCGATGAAGGAAAAGGGCGCAGTGAAATTCTCAAGCAAACTGGGCAGACACTCGGTTTGACCAATATTAATTTTGAAGCTCATGAAGGCGAATTATTGGTCATCATGGGCTTATCTGGCTCAGGAAAATCAACTTTGATCCGTTGCCTGAACCGCTTGATTGAGCCGACCGAAGGCTCAATTATTATCAATGGTACGGACGTAACCAAGCTTGGGCGCAAGGATTTGCTTGAGTTCCGGCGTACGAACTTCTCAATGGTATTTCAAAACTTTGCCCTATTTCCTAATCGCACAGTCGCTGAGAATGCCGAATTTGGCTTGGAGATTCGCAAGATGGATAAAGCCGAGCGCCGTGAGAAAGCGTATCAGGCCTTGGCGCAAGTTGGGCTTCAAGGCTGGGAAGAATCATATCCCGGGCAACTTTCTGGCGGGATGCAACAGCGTGTTGGTCTGGCAAGGGCGTTGGCCAATGAAGCTGATATTTTATTGATGGACGAGGCATTTTCTGCACTCGATCCGCTGATTCGTGGTGATATGCAGCAAGAGTTGCTCGAACTGCAGCGTAAAATGCGTAAGACGATTATTTTTATTACTCACGACCTCGACGAGGCCATCAATATTGGTGACCGCATCGTACTGCTCAAAGATGGTGCAGTGATGCAGATCGGTACGCCGGAAGAAATTCTTACCCGTCCAGCAAATGATTATGTTGCGCGCTTCGTTGAAGGTGTAAACGTAACTAAGGTACTGACTGCTGAGCACGTTATGCGCGCACCACGTATATTTGCGCGCCCCGGTGACGGCCCACGTACCGCACTGCACAAAATGAACGAATTTGATCATGACTCTATTTATGTCTTCGATGAGGAGCGGCGCTTACGTGGTTTATTGAGTGTTGAGGCGGCAAAACGTGCCATTGATGATGGGGTGACTGATCTCTCAGCATATTTGAGCCAAGACTTTCCACGTACGACAGCTGAAACGCCTTTACAAGATGTATTTGGATTATTCGAAAATCAATCTTACCCGGTGACGGTGCTCGATGATGAGCAAAAGGTGCGTGGTGTGATCACCAAAGGAGCTGTTTTGGCGAAACTGGCAGAAACAGGGGAGGCTGCATAA
- a CDS encoding proline/glycine betaine ABC transporter permease — protein sequence MDIPRIPLGEWIESGINFITDRYSYITRGIARVTEDGIDYLNDGLHWIPEWAFIIAMALLCLRLSGIRLAIGSALGLGLIWNMGLWSPMVETLSLVIIATAIAVLIALPCGILAALSNRANRMIMPVLDFMQTMPAFVYLIPAIPFFGIGAVSGIFATVIFSMPPAIRFTALGIRQVPTELVEAADAFGASRSQKLFKVQLPMAMPTIMAGINQTIMLSLSMVVIAAMIGAEGLGTEVWRAIQRLQPGQGFEAGIAVVILAMLLDRITQNLRKKR from the coding sequence ATGGATATCCCACGTATTCCACTTGGTGAGTGGATTGAGTCCGGCATCAATTTTATTACTGACCGCTATTCCTATATCACGCGTGGTATTGCTCGGGTCACGGAAGATGGTATTGACTATCTCAATGACGGTTTACATTGGATTCCAGAATGGGCATTCATTATTGCCATGGCGCTGCTGTGCCTGCGCTTATCCGGTATTCGCCTCGCCATTGGCTCGGCACTTGGGCTGGGGTTGATTTGGAACATGGGGCTATGGTCGCCGATGGTTGAGACGTTGTCGTTGGTGATTATTGCCACGGCGATTGCGGTATTGATTGCTTTACCTTGCGGTATCCTTGCAGCGCTATCAAACCGCGCTAATCGCATGATTATGCCGGTACTTGATTTTATGCAGACGATGCCGGCATTTGTCTATCTGATTCCAGCTATTCCATTCTTCGGCATTGGTGCGGTATCGGGTATTTTCGCCACAGTAATTTTCTCTATGCCGCCGGCAATCCGCTTTACTGCGCTCGGCATTCGTCAAGTACCAACGGAGCTGGTTGAAGCAGCGGATGCATTTGGTGCATCGCGTAGTCAAAAATTGTTCAAAGTTCAGCTGCCTATGGCAATGCCAACCATCATGGCTGGGATTAACCAAACCATCATGTTATCGCTCTCCATGGTCGTGATTGCGGCGATGATCGGAGCAGAAGGTTTAGGTACGGAAGTGTGGCGTGCGATCCAACGTCTACAGCCTGGTCAGGGCTTTGAAGCAGGCATTGCAGTGGTCATTCTTGCCATGCTGCTCGACCGCATTACCCAGAACTTGCGCAAGAAGCGCTGA